A stretch of the Xylocopa sonorina isolate GNS202 chromosome 12, iyXylSono1_principal, whole genome shotgun sequence genome encodes the following:
- the LOC143429913 gene encoding protein GVQW3-like, producing MEQRIYIKFCYKNGIKCSNVLEMLNIALDYSTISKTRVYEWYKRFQEGCGDVEDDERPGHPIASIINENVEKERFVAKQMMALHLLTLYCLFVNCWPKTTL from the coding sequence ATGGAGCAGAGAATTTacattaaattttgttataagAATGGAATAAAGTGCAGTAATGTTTTAGAAATGTTAAATATTGCACTTGATTATTCTACTATAAGTAAAACAAGAGTTTACGAGTGGTATAAGCGTTTCCAAGAAGGCTGTGGAGACGTTGAAGATGACGAGCGGCCTGGACACCCCATCGCGTCAATAATCAATGAAAACGTGGAAAAAGAGAGATTTGTTGCGAAACAAATGATGGCTTTGCACCTGCTCACGCTTTATTGCTTGTTCGTGAATTGTTGGCCAAAAACAACACTGTAA